A single window of Nicotiana sylvestris chromosome 5, ASM39365v2, whole genome shotgun sequence DNA harbors:
- the LOC104224361 gene encoding protein MEI2-like 7, which translates to MAVSCTKTKLNPKANEWKPEKNLVLCYPPHEIYHPPPPQGKNELVVYNPATSQPQPSSPHFFFYQQHVPSPLIKAPFYWFYTCHVDFQPPEESCLAKEMFTAVGMKNGTRASFFRPRADHKRGQKQPFLPPRLRAAETERGRFGMKKRRNNTDGVYKSPAPKENPSFSCDKTTVMIRNIPNQFSREPFMRFIDHFCRENHWEYDFLYLPIDFGTENNLGYAFVNFTTRFAASGIGEVLKNFKWDGIKTPMGIFASKKICEVTWARIQGKEELVKHFSTSKFICDTDEYLPVVFSPPRNGSTSLTNPVAIGKLAGSSVSPSPSS; encoded by the exons ATGGCAGTTAGCTGTACGAAAACAAAACTCAACCCAAAAGCTAATGAGTGGAAACCAGAGAAAAACCTAGTGCTTTGTTACCCTCCTCATGAGATTTACCATCCACCACCACCACAAGGTAAAAATGAGCTAGTTGTGTATAATCCAGCAACCTCTCAGCCACAACCATCTTCTCCTCACTTCTTCTTCTACCAACAACATGTTCCTTCTCCTCTTATCAAAGCTCCCTTTTATTGGTTTTATACATGTCATGTTGATTTTCAGCCACCGGAAGAGTCTTGTTTGGCCAAAGAAATGTTTACTGCTGTTGGCATGAAAAATGGGACTAGGGCTTCGTTTTTTAGGCCACGAGCTGATCACAAAAGAGGCCAAAAACAACCCTTTTTGCCGCCAAGGCTGAGGGCTGCTGAAACTGAAAGAGGGCGTTTTGGGATGAAAAAACGCCGTAATAATACTGACGGGGTTTACAAATCTCCAGCTCCTAAGGAAAATCCTTCTTTTTCCTGTGACAAAACCACCGTTATGAtccgtaacatccctaaccagtTTAG CCGAGAGCCATTCATGCGTTTTATTGATCATTTCTGCCGTGAGAATCATTGGGAGTATGATTTCCTCTATCTGCCAATAGATTTCGG GACCGAGAACAATTTGGGCTATGCTTTTGTCAATTTTACAACAAGGTTTGCTGCTTCTGGAATTGGGGAAGTACTCAAGAACTTCAAGTGGGATGGTATTAAGACTCCCATGGGAATTTTTGCCTCGAAAAAAATCTGTGAAGTTACTTGGGCTCGGATTCAG GGGAAAGAAGAATTGGTGAAGCATTTCTCAACATCGAAATTTATCTGCGACACAGATGAATATCTTCCAGTTGTTTTCTCTCCCCCAAGGAATGGTTCAACTAGCTTGACAAATCCAGTGGCTATCGGCAAACTAGCTGGTTCTTCAGTTTCTCCCAGTCCGTCTTCCTAA